The Astyanax mexicanus isolate ESR-SI-001 chromosome 7, AstMex3_surface, whole genome shotgun sequence genome has a window encoding:
- the LOC103045679 gene encoding probable E3 ubiquitin-protein ligase HERC6, whose product MESHVNICSCTGSFGMFCWGDASRGQLLLPAAEGHYLPKPTFISIITERVVGVSCGENHSLIVAENGRVFSCGRNSKGQLGRAKSKDTKQPVIEGLGGVAAVACGQEHSLALCDSGQVFSWGAGGEGQLGLSTPVSKSSKPVLIQIPMILPIPVVQIACGNIHSLALTKGGEVFSWGQNSYGQLGLGKSVPLQPVPAVIPALIGVPVIQISAGGEHTLALSCSGQVFCCGANSAGQLGLNRTDEKGRFGVCAVPALKRLPVAYISCGAAHTAVLTKDGEVYTFGDGAHGQLGHSSTSRELLPRKVEDIDGPAKQVTCGSHHTLVLMSSGVLYAFGHGVRGQLGNGSGKDSLQPVRLDELWKDLAVKIQAEMRISSGWNSNFLFFPPPKPSVLGEPIGRLDDARVQRWVSMLERDRTTEIAKREISLTFSTCSNIVACFLEESGAIGKSNSGTMAVDLDAASQTFDKLVKIPWIKKSINLIPLVRSLWYGSAVMKCPEIFLLLPTCPILHEEQNTIEFVLPIAVALTKLNETAMKILKEHWSAMDAPMMIKHISMWKSALSFLLKAKVWLDFIPGVKGVLEVLKYLYRSNKRVEKSRKVPISEFYIEEIGNVELLLQQDITLWRQIKWGQVEEMDMTPPVFCRYPFLLDLQSKIRILNYDSAITKMTHHFIHNQVKMGLQPELFNPEAPLPIMLLKLRRTALLEDTFRHLSYTDHDNFKKELMVHFVEDSRQTAVNQRDFFLHVFTELIAPESEMFIYNDSQTMIWFPSKPKLESKKYFLFGILCGLALNNSNIVHMPFPLAMFKKLVNVKPTLDDLIEFRPVIGESLRYLLYDYTDDDVENMELSFCIHWDGVDVELDPQERGKLVSRDNKKKFVDAYVDYTMNKSVEQVFEEFRRGFYKVCDRDVVEFFQPEELRGVMVGTEEYDWDVFRQNTAYNGQYHTSHPTIITFWEVFEELTEEQKKAFLLFLTGCDRVPILGMEQVKMTVSVLLNSTQEHLPESLTCHCLLMLPEYESKQRLQDKLVEALNHNRGFWRE is encoded by the exons ATGGAGTCCCATGTTAATATCTGCAGCTGCactgggag CTTCGGGATGTTCTGCTGGGGAGACGCGTCCAGAGGGCAGCTGCTGCTGCCCGCAGCGGAGGGGCATTATCTCCCTAAACCCACCTTCATCAGCATCATCACTGAGCGGGTAGTCGGGGTCTCGTGTGGGGAGAATCACTCTCTGATTGTGGCTGAAAATGGGCGAGTTTTCTCCTGTGGAAGAAACTCTAAAGGGCAGCTGGGGAGAGCGAAGAGTAAAGACACTAAACAGCCAG ttatTGAAGGTCTTGGGGGAGTAGCCGCTGTGGCCTGTGGCCAGGAGCACAGTTTGGCTCTGTGTGACTCAGGGCAGGTGTTCTCCTGGGGAGCAGGTGGAGAAGGACAACTAGGCCTGAGCACCCCAGTGTCAAAATCCTCCAAACCAGT ACTGATTCAAATACCAATGATCCTACCAATACCAGTGGTGCAGATTGCTTGTGGAAATATCCATTCTCTTGCTTTAACAAAAG GTGGTGAGGTGTTCTCCTGGGGCCAGAATAGCTATGGTCAGCTGGGGCTGGGGAAGTCTGTGCCCCTGCAGCCTGTTCCTGCTGTGATACCGGCTCTAATTGGAGTGCCAGTGATTCAGATCTCTGCTGGTGGAGAGCACACTCTAGCCCTCTCCTGTTCAGGACAGGTCTTCTGCTGTGGAGCGAACAGTGCAGGACAGCTGGGTCTCAATAGGACTGATGAGAAAG GCCGCTTTGGAGTTTGTGCTGTTCCTGCTCTAAAGCGGCTGCCTGTCGCTTACATCAGCTGTGGAGCAGCACACACTGCCGTCCTCACTAAG GATGGAGAGGTCTACACTTTTGGAGATGGTGCACATGGTCAGCTCGGGCACAGCTCCACCAGCAGGGAGCTCCTGCCCAGGAAAGTTGAGGACATTGACGGACCAGCTAAACAAGTAACCTGTGGCAG CCATCACACACTGGTTCTGATGTCATCTGGTGTCCTCTATGCATTCGGGCATGGAGTCAGAGGTCAGCTGGGGAACGGTAGTGGTAAAGATAGCCTGCAGCCTGTAAGACTGGATGAACTGTGGAAGGATTTAGCAGTGAAGATTCAAGCAG aaATGAGGATCTCTTCTGGCTGGAATTCCAACTTCCTTTTCTTTCCTCCTCCCAAG ccttCTGTTCTGGGAGAGCCGATTGGAAGACTGGATGATGCCAGAGTGCAGAGATGGGTCTCGATGTTGGAGAGAGACAGAACCACAGAGATAGCTAAAAG GGAGATTAGCTTGACTTTTTCAACATGCTCGAATATCGTTGCTTGTTTCCTGGAGGAAAG TGGAGCCATTGGTAAGAGTAATTCTGGCACCATGGCAGTTGATTTAGATGCTGCCAGCCAGACATTTGACAAGCTTGTGAAGATTCCTTGGATCAAGAAATCA ATCAACCTCATACCTCTGGTGCGTAGCCTTTGGTATGGTTCAGCAGTGATGAAGTGTCCAGAGATCTTCCTGCTTCTGCCCACATGCCCTATTCTTCATGAAGAGCAGAACACCATTGAGTTTGTGCTGCCGATTGCAGTGGCCTTAACCAAGCTTAACGAGACTGCCATGAAAATCCTGA AGGAACACTGGTCCGCCATGGACGCCCCTATGATGATCAAACACATTTCCATGTGGAAATCTGCACTTTCCTTTCTCTTGAAGGCAAAGGTGTGGTTAGACTTTATCCCTGGAGTGAAGGGTGTCCTGGAGGTCCTCAAATATCTGTACAGG AGCAACAAAAGGGTAGAGAAGTCAAGGAAAGTTCCCATCAGTGAGTTCTACATAGAGGAGATTGGCAACGTAGAGCTGTTGCTCCAGCAGGACATTACACTCTGGCGGCAGATTAAATGGGGACAGGTGGAG GAAATGGACATGACGCCTCCAGTTTTCTGCCGTTACCCATTCCTCCTGGACCTACAGAGCAAGATCAGGATTTTGAACTACGATTCTGCCATAACAAAG ATGACGCACCACTTCATTCACAACCAGGTGAAGATGGGGCTGCAGCCGGAGTTATTCAATCCAGAGGCCCCTTTGCCCATCATGCTGCTTAAACTGAGACGCACAGCACTGCTGGAGGACACGTTCAGACACCTTTCCTACACTGACCACGACAACTTCAAAAAAGAGCTGATG GTGCATTTTGTTGAAGATTCCAGACAAACAGCTGTCAACCAAAGAGACTTCTTCCTCCACGTCTTTACTGAGCTCATAGCTCCAGAGTCAGAGATGTTCATTTACAATGACAGCCAAACAATGATCTGGTTCCCATCCAAG CCAAAACTGGAATCAAAGAAGTATTTCCTGTTTGGGATCCTGTGTGGCCTGGCCCTGAACAACAGCAACATCGTGCACATGCCCTTCCCTCTGGCCATGTTTAAGAAGCTGGTGAACGTGAAGCCCACTCTGGATGACCTGATCGAGTTCAGACCTGTAATCGGAGA GAGTTTGCGATATCTACTGTACGACTACACTGATGATGACGTTGAGAACATGGAGCTGTCCTTCTGT ATTCACTGGGATGGAGTTGATGTGGAACTGGATCCTCAGGAAAGAGGAAAACTGGTGTCAAGGGATAACAA AAAGAAGTTTGTGGATGCCTATGTGGATTACACCATGAACAAATCAGTGGAGCAAGTGTTCGAGGAGTTCAGGAGGGGCTTCTATAAAGTGTGTGATCGAGATGTGGTGGAGTTCTTCCAGCCCGAGGAGCTGAGAGGAGTAATGGTGGGCACAGAAGAATACGACTGGGACGTATTCCGACAG AACACGGCTTACAATGGACAGTACCACACCAGTCACCCCACTATCATCACTTTCTGGGAGGTGTTCGAGGAGCTGACAGAGGAACAGAAGAAGGCCTTCCTCT TGTTTCTGACGGGCTGTGATCGCGTACCCATCCTAGGAATGGAGCAGGTGAAGATGACCGTCTCTGTCCTGCTGAACTCCACCCAGGAGCACCTGCCCGAGTCCCTCACCTGTCACTGCCTCCTCATGCTCCCAGAGTACGAGAGCAAGCAGCGGCTGCAGGACAAGCTCGTTGAAGCCCTGAACCACAACAGAGGCTTCTGGAGGGAGTAG